One window of the Paracoccus pantotrophus genome contains the following:
- a CDS encoding DUF4942 domain-containing protein, which yields MLFPMFHDTPMKPGALVAPLNLAAICTARDAALARIEEGAAALRAAFDLTQEAAQTAKGAHGGWHSPRTDRGEESARDRLFPARFDPAESIEAFRRDLDAAIWTRLLEESGLRKIMDAKERDDLDAAMQGDVPPATMDNITATIERLMGDAGMIWRRGVARTFSQLDRRFRSHDGFKIGSRIILTRVFNEWGGFTYGEIRQVLYDIERAFSILDGQSDRAGELERAISIARRNTIGPRQDEIETTYFKVRCFKNGNAHLWMVNDELVRKVNKTLAEYYGEVLADAAPRQDRPEDYRPTSTAVARVLAFYPTPAEAVAVLLDGLDLREGQRVLEPEAGIGNIVRELLKRPVSVDAVEIHPGRADVLRGIASDRLQVSCANFLQTKPQPVYDAVLMNPPFAGTHWMNHVRHAFDFLKPGGELRAILPASAEVNETPAHQKFRAWAETFSPGWRGMWRDLPAESFAEVGVRINTVVLTLRKPNR from the coding sequence GTGCTTTTTCCCATGTTCCACGACACCCCGATGAAGCCGGGCGCTTTGGTCGCACCCTTGAACCTTGCCGCCATCTGCACCGCCCGCGACGCAGCCCTTGCCCGGATAGAGGAAGGCGCGGCCGCGTTGCGCGCCGCCTTCGATCTGACGCAGGAAGCCGCCCAAACCGCCAAGGGCGCGCATGGAGGCTGGCACTCGCCCCGCACCGACCGGGGCGAGGAATCGGCACGGGACCGGCTATTCCCCGCCCGGTTCGATCCTGCCGAAAGCATCGAGGCGTTTCGGCGCGACCTCGATGCCGCGATCTGGACCCGGCTTCTCGAAGAATCCGGCCTGCGCAAGATCATGGATGCCAAGGAACGCGATGATCTGGACGCGGCCATGCAGGGCGACGTGCCGCCGGCCACGATGGACAACATCACCGCCACCATCGAGCGGCTGATGGGCGATGCCGGCATGATCTGGCGGCGCGGGGTCGCCCGGACCTTCAGCCAACTGGACCGGCGGTTCCGCAGCCATGACGGATTCAAAATCGGATCGCGCATCATCCTGACGCGGGTGTTCAACGAATGGGGCGGCTTTACCTACGGTGAAATCCGCCAGGTTCTCTATGACATCGAGCGCGCCTTCTCGATCCTGGACGGCCAATCCGACCGTGCCGGCGAACTGGAGCGCGCGATCAGCATAGCCCGCCGCAACACCATCGGCCCGCGCCAGGACGAGATCGAGACCACCTATTTCAAGGTGCGCTGCTTCAAGAACGGCAATGCCCATCTATGGATGGTCAATGACGAGCTGGTGCGGAAGGTCAACAAGACGCTGGCCGAATACTATGGCGAGGTTCTGGCCGATGCAGCCCCGAGGCAAGACCGCCCCGAGGATTACCGCCCCACGTCAACCGCCGTCGCCCGCGTCCTGGCCTTCTATCCGACCCCGGCCGAGGCCGTCGCCGTCTTGCTGGACGGGCTCGATCTGCGGGAAGGCCAGCGCGTGCTTGAACCCGAGGCCGGTATCGGCAACATCGTGCGCGAGCTGCTGAAGCGCCCCGTCAGCGTCGATGCCGTCGAAATCCATCCCGGCCGGGCCGATGTGCTGCGCGGCATTGCCTCGGACCGGCTCCAGGTCAGCTGCGCCAATTTCCTTCAGACGAAGCCGCAGCCCGTCTATGACGCCGTGCTGATGAACCCGCCCTTCGCCGGCACCCACTGGATGAACCACGTTCGCCATGCCTTCGACTTCCTGAAACCGGGCGGCGAGCTGCGCGCCATCCTGCCCGCCTCGGCCGAGGTCAACGAAACGCCGGCGCACCAGAAATTCCGGGCATGGGCCGAAACCTTCAGCCCAGGATGGCGCGGCATGTGGCGGGATCTTCCCGCCGAGTCCTTTGCCGAGGTGGGCGTGCGGATCAACACGGTTGTCTTGACGCTGCGCAAGCCGAACCGATAG
- a CDS encoding ArdC family protein, with protein sequence MAVKFDLYQHVTDQIIASIEAGTPAWRKPWTGEAATMQMPRRANDETYRGINVLMLWLVAMEKGYRAAHWFTYRQAQEHGGQVRKGEKGAMVVKYGTFDREDAETGEDRKIPYLKGYTVFNAEQIDGLPEKFHAAPAETARDLGTEADHRLDAFFSATGADIRTSDDPRAYYHPAQDFIHMPPIATFHDAGRYYATLAHEACHWTGHKSRLDRFSRFTDRKAYAFEELVAEIGNCMTCASLGLTPDFGQSGAYVEGWLRALADDKRLIFKAAAEAQKAAELLLKAAGTTNEERAAA encoded by the coding sequence ATGGCCGTGAAATTCGACCTCTACCAGCATGTCACCGATCAGATCATTGCCAGCATCGAGGCGGGCACCCCCGCGTGGCGCAAGCCTTGGACGGGCGAGGCTGCCACCATGCAGATGCCGCGCCGCGCCAACGACGAAACCTATCGCGGCATCAATGTCCTGATGCTGTGGCTGGTCGCGATGGAAAAGGGCTATCGGGCGGCGCACTGGTTCACCTACCGTCAGGCGCAGGAGCATGGCGGGCAGGTCCGCAAGGGCGAAAAGGGCGCTATGGTTGTGAAATACGGCACATTTGACCGCGAAGATGCCGAGACCGGCGAGGATAGAAAAATCCCCTACCTGAAAGGCTACACGGTTTTCAACGCCGAGCAGATCGACGGCCTTCCCGAGAAATTCCATGCCGCCCCGGCCGAGACGGCCCGTGATCTTGGCACCGAGGCCGATCACCGCCTTGACGCCTTCTTTTCCGCCACCGGCGCCGACATTCGCACCAGCGACGATCCGCGCGCCTACTATCACCCGGCGCAGGACTTCATCCACATGCCGCCGATCGCCACCTTCCACGACGCCGGCCGCTACTACGCCACACTTGCCCATGAGGCTTGCCACTGGACCGGCCACAAGTCCCGGCTGGATCGGTTTTCCCGTTTCACCGACCGCAAAGCCTATGCGTTCGAGGAGCTGGTTGCGGAAATCGGGAACTGCATGACCTGCGCCAGCCTGGGCCTGACCCCTGATTTCGGACAATCGGGCGCCTATGTCGAAGGCTGGTTGCGCGCGCTGGCTGATGACAAGCGGCTGATCTTCAAGGCGGCGGCCGAAGCGCAGAAGGCGGCCGAGCTGCTGTTGAAGGCCGCAGGCACCACCAACGAGGAAAGGGCGGCCGCATGA
- a CDS encoding nucleotide-binding protein: MAKKVGRRIISVMNKKGGCGKSTLVRGLASVAIDRGQRVTIFDTDDNAGIYHWKNDASAQGYWHDRAEVIATLSAEEVISAINAIYEKPEEDHLILIDTFGGGSEAQDEMAMESHLIVAPCRPSSQDVRDTTETGMWHVRLKDRVTRPENVPPFRVIGSHVPQKITESASQQLGIMFDSLPMLDDFVLVRACYERMNDSGLLGVVRDKHPNRSLAKSLQDGIKEMGDLLDEFDRIIKENE, encoded by the coding sequence ATGGCGAAAAAGGTGGGCAGACGGATCATCTCCGTCATGAACAAGAAGGGTGGTTGCGGCAAATCGACCCTCGTGCGCGGCCTAGCGTCCGTTGCCATTGACCGCGGCCAGCGCGTCACAATCTTTGACACTGACGACAACGCCGGCATCTACCATTGGAAGAACGATGCAAGTGCACAGGGTTACTGGCATGATAGAGCAGAGGTCATCGCAACACTCTCGGCCGAAGAGGTCATTTCTGCAATCAATGCGATCTATGAGAAGCCTGAAGAGGATCACCTGATCCTGATCGACACTTTCGGTGGCGGCTCCGAAGCGCAGGACGAAATGGCCATGGAGTCGCACCTTATCGTCGCCCCATGCCGCCCATCGTCCCAGGACGTGCGCGACACCACGGAGACAGGTATGTGGCATGTCAGGCTCAAGGATCGCGTCACCCGCCCGGAAAACGTCCCACCTTTCCGCGTCATCGGCAGCCATGTTCCACAGAAGATAACCGAATCCGCCAGCCAGCAGTTGGGAATCATGTTCGATAGCCTACCGATGCTTGATGATTTCGTGCTGGTGAGGGCTTGTTATGAACGCATGAACGATAGCGGTTTGCTCGGTGTCGTGCGCGACAAGCATCCAAACAGGTCGCTCGCAAAATCACTACAGGACGGCATCAAGGAGATGGGCGATCTGCTCGATGAATTTGACCGCATCATCAAGGAGAACGAATAA